In the [Clostridium] colinum genome, one interval contains:
- a CDS encoding mannonate dehydratase: protein MKMTFRWYGKDDPVTLEYIRQIPGMTGVVSAIYDVPVGEVWPMEKILELKKMVEDKGLELEVIESVPVHEDIKLKRGNYQQYIDNYKENIRRLASAGIKCICYNFMPVFDWTRSRLDQPLPDGSNALVYYKEDVDKMDPTKLTLPGWDSSYNVDEITELIEAYKAQGEEGLWANLEYFIKEIMPTAIECDVNMGIHPDDPPWSIFGIPRIITNEENIERFLSLYDDKHHGLSLCSGSLGCSKINDMPRLIRKFGKMGRIHFAHIRNIKILEDGSFEESAHLSSCGSLDVVEMLKAYKEIDFKGYIRPDHGRMIWGETGKPGYGLYDRALGAMYMLGIWETLEKLKYN, encoded by the coding sequence ATGAAAATGACGTTTAGGTGGTATGGCAAAGATGACCCAGTAACGCTAGAATATATAAGACAAATACCTGGTATGACTGGTGTAGTATCTGCTATATATGATGTTCCAGTTGGCGAAGTTTGGCCAATGGAAAAAATATTAGAGCTTAAAAAAATGGTGGAAGATAAAGGGCTTGAACTTGAAGTTATAGAAAGTGTGCCAGTACACGAAGATATAAAACTAAAAAGAGGTAATTATCAACAATATATAGATAATTATAAAGAAAACATAAGACGTTTAGCTAGCGCTGGTATAAAGTGTATTTGTTATAATTTTATGCCTGTATTTGATTGGACTCGTTCTCGCCTTGACCAACCATTACCAGATGGGTCTAACGCGCTTGTATATTATAAAGAAGATGTTGATAAAATGGACCCAACTAAGTTAACACTTCCAGGTTGGGATTCTTCATATAATGTTGATGAGATAACAGAGCTTATAGAGGCTTATAAAGCTCAAGGAGAAGAAGGATTATGGGCTAACCTTGAATACTTTATTAAAGAAATTATGCCAACAGCTATAGAGTGTGATGTTAATATGGGCATACACCCAGATGACCCACCTTGGTCAATATTTGGTATACCTCGAATTATCACTAATGAAGAAAACATTGAAAGATTTTTAAGCTTATATGATGATAAACACCACGGATTAAGCCTATGTAGTGGAAGCCTTGGTTGTTCTAAAATTAACGATATGCCAAGGCTTATAAGAAAATTTGGTAAAATGGGACGTATACATTTTGCACATATAAGAAACATTAAAATTTTAGAAGATGGTTCATTTGAAGAAAGTGCACATTTATCTAGCTGTGGGTCTTTAGATGTTGTTGAAATGTTAAAAGCCTATAAAGAAATTGATTTTAAAGGATATATAAGACCAGACCACGGACGTATGATTTGGGGTGAAACTGGTAAACCTGGATATGGATTATATGATAGAGCACTTGGAGCTATGTATATGTTAGGTATTTGGGAAACATTAGAAAAGTTAAAATATAATTAA
- a CDS encoding sugar kinase, with the protein MTKTNLDTKSILGFGEIMLRLTPPNNQRIIQANSFEALYSGGEANVIISLSLLGHKTKFLTKLPNNYLGDKVINNLRGYNIDTNDILQCEGRLGVYYAEMGYGLRSTEVIYDRKYSAISMANKEDFNLEKILENVSLVHLSGITPALSENLKEIVINMVKYCAKKGIKVSYDSNYRAKLWSLQEAKEVLEEILPHIDYCFLGYLDMVNILNFEVKNNSLDFDTNLKDLYKELLKKYPNLKYVASTKRVLNTVNNNTLEGYLFNGTDLFKSKTYTFDILDRVGAGDAFTAGILHGILSKKEDEKTVEFGTCASVLKHSITGDINVIDEEAINSLVNDGLKTVKR; encoded by the coding sequence TTGACTAAAACTAATTTAGATACAAAAAGTATATTAGGGTTTGGTGAGATAATGTTAAGATTAACACCTCCTAATAATCAACGAATAATACAAGCAAATTCTTTTGAGGCATTATATTCTGGTGGAGAAGCAAATGTAATAATAAGTCTTTCTCTTTTAGGGCATAAAACAAAGTTTTTAACTAAATTACCTAACAATTATTTGGGAGATAAAGTAATAAACAACCTTAGAGGATATAATATAGACACTAATGATATTTTACAATGTGAAGGTAGATTAGGGGTATATTATGCCGAAATGGGCTATGGCTTAAGAAGTACAGAAGTTATATATGACAGAAAATATTCTGCTATATCTATGGCTAATAAAGAAGATTTTAATTTAGAAAAAATATTAGAAAATGTAAGTTTAGTACATTTATCTGGTATTACCCCTGCTTTAAGTGAAAATTTAAAAGAAATTGTAATAAATATGGTAAAATATTGTGCTAAAAAAGGCATAAAAGTATCTTATGACTCTAACTATCGAGCTAAACTTTGGTCTTTACAAGAGGCAAAAGAAGTGTTAGAAGAAATTTTACCTCATATAGACTATTGTTTTTTAGGATATTTAGATATGGTAAATATATTAAACTTTGAAGTTAAAAACAATAGCTTAGATTTTGATACAAATTTAAAAGATTTATATAAAGAACTATTAAAAAAGTATCCTAATTTAAAATATGTAGCATCTACAAAAAGAGTTTTAAATACAGTAAATAATAATACTTTAGAAGGTTATTTATTTAATGGTACAGATTTATTTAAATCTAAAACATATACTTTTGATATTTTAGATAGAGTTGGAGCCGGAGATGCTTTTACAGCGGGTATTTTACACGGAATTTTAAGTAAAAAAGAAGATGAAAAAACAGTAGAATTTGGAACTTGTGCTAGTGTTTTAAAACATTCTATAACAGGAGATATAAATGTTATAGACGAAGAGGCAATTAACTCTTTAGTAAATGATGGACTAAAAACAGTAAAAAGATAA